In Botrytis cinerea B05.10 chromosome 6, complete sequence, the following proteins share a genomic window:
- the Bcgpi8 gene encoding Bcgpi8: MRFSNFIQLPLVFAPLFAPLLATAEHTSNWAVLVSTSRFWFNYRHLANVLSLYRTVKRLGIPDSQIILMLPDDMACNPRNAFPGTVYSNADRAVDLYGDNIEVDYRGYEVTVENFIRLLTDRVGEEMPRSKRLLTDDRSNILVYMTGHGGNEFLKFQDAEEISAFDLADAFEQMWEKKRYHELLFMIDTCQANTMYSKFYSPNIIATGSSEIDQSSYSHHADNDVGVAVIDRYTYYNLDFLETQVREPGSKKTLGDLFDSYDESKIHSHPGVRWDLFPGGEQGGRERLLMDFFGNVQNVEVDKIANDTEWKEDLLSLGKKIAELRERTEAAEKNATSAASLSENRPTRKIRAAKVEVDNSWWGKKAVGAWALAGCSLVWLAGTYLESA, translated from the exons ATGAGGTTCTCCAACTTCATCCAACTTCCTTTGGTGTTTGCGCCTCTATTCGCACCTTTACTTGCAACCGCAGAACACACAAGCAATTGGGCAGTCCTCGTATCGACTTCGCGATTCTGGTTCAATTATCGTCATTTGGCGAAtgttctctctctctatcgCACCGTCAAACGGCTAGGGATTCCAGATTCTCAAATCATTCTTATGCTACCCGACGATATGGCATGCAATCCTCGGAATGCCTTTCCTGGCACAGTCTACAGTAATGCCGATCGCGCCGTGGACTTATATGGAGACAATATCGAGGTGGACTACAGAGGATACGAGGTTACAGTAGAGAACTTTATTCGACTGCTGACAGATAGAGTTGGTGAAGAGATGCCGAGAAGTAAGAGGCTTTTGACGGATGATCGAAGCAATATCTTGGTTTATATGACAGGTCATGGTGGTAACGAGTTCTTAAAATTCCAAGATGCAGAAGAAATTAGCGCATTTGATTTGGCAGATGCATTTGAGCAGATGTGGGAGAAAAAAAG gTATCATGAATTACTCTTCATGATCGATACTTGCCAAGCGAATACCATGTACAGCAAATTCTATTCTCCCAACATCATTGCGACGGGCTCTTCGGAAATTGATCAATCATCATACTCCCATCATGCGGATAATGATGTTGGGGTAGCAGTCATTGATCGATATACATATTACAACCTAGATTTCCTTGAAACTCAAGTTCGGGAACCtggaagcaagaagacaCTAGGCGATTTATTTGATAGTTATGATGAATCTAAAATTCATTCGCATCCTGGGGTTAGATGGGATCTATTCCCAGGCGGAGAGCAAGGAGGTAGGGAAAGACTCCTAATGGATTTCTTCGGCAATGTGCAAAACGTAGAAGTTGACAAGATTGCAAACGACAcggaatggaaagaagacCTACTTTCACTAGGTAAGAAGATTGCTGAGCTGCGTGAACGGACTGAAGCAGCGGAAAAGAATGCTACGTCTGCTGCATCACTTTCGGAAAATCGCCCGACTCGCAAAATACGTGCTGCGAAGGTAGAAGTAGATAACTCTTGGTGGGGCAAGAAAGCTGTGGGTGCATGGGCTTTAGCAGGTTGTTCACTTGTTTGGCTCGCAGGAACATACTTAGAGTCGGCATAG
- the Bcalg1 gene encoding Bcalg1 gives MLESLLTLATIISTIFTITLLLIPKRYIKHSPPMATQNGANAEPKISVQVLVLGDIGRSPRMQYHAMSIAKHGGRVDLIGYEESELPSGLTDNPLITIVPLPLPPSNLRDGTLPFFFAGPCKVLWQIWTLFIVLCYTTKPARWLLVQNPPSIPTFFVAYLVCLIRNTHLIIDWHNYGWTILAGTRGPKHIFVRLYKWYEAFLGSWAPTASFTVSKAMERQLRESPYKIKSPIFTLHDRPASIFQPITDEEKRRAFLQRLPETKDHVDAIMNGDIRLLVSSTSWTPDEDFNLLLDALVKYGPFAEFDCPPILAIITGKGPQKQMYLDRIAELTESYDLVNVTIKTAWLSIEDYASLLACADLGVCLHKSSSGVDLPMKVVDMFGAGLPVVGYDQYFSWPELVKEGINGWGFTTAKDLAEILEEVFKDTSGKELARLKKGAIEEGRKRWDEEWDGVAGRLLGLID, from the exons ATGCTAGAGAGCCTTCTCACATTGGCTACAATAATTTCTACCATATTCACAATTACCCTCTTGTTAATACCGAAACGATATATCAAACACTCGCCTCCAATGGCTACTCAAAATGGTGCAAACGCCGAGCCAAAGATCTCGGTTCAGGTCCTGGTCTTGGGAGATATTGGACGAAGTCCTCGAATGCAATATCATGCTATGAGTATAGCAAAACATGGCGGAAGAGTTGACCTTATTGGATATGAAG AATCCGAACTCCCTTCTGGCTTAACCGATAATCCTCTAATTACAATCGTACCTTTACCGTTACCGCCATCAAATTTACGAGATGGCACTTTACCGTTTTTCTTCGCAGGCCCCTGCAAGGTTTTATGGCAGATTTGGACTTTATTTATTGTCTTGTGTTATACTACAAAGCCGGCAAGATGGCTTTTAGTTCAG AACCCTCCTTCGATTCCCACCTTCTTCGTCGCATACCTCGTCTGTTTGATACGCAATACtcatttaataattgattggCATAATTATGGATGGACTATCCTAGCAGGAACAAGAGGTCCTAAACATATCTTCGTTCGACTATACAAATGGTATGAAGCTTTCCTTGGATCATGGGCACCAACAGCCTCATTCACAGTTTCGAAAGCTATGGAGCGCCAACTACGCGAAAGCCCCTACAAGATCAAATCACCAATCTTCACCCTTCACGATCGACCTGCTTCCATTTTTCAACCGATTACCGACGAGGAGAAGCGACGTGCTTTTCTTCAACGTTTGCCAGAAACTAAAGATCATGTTGATGCGATTATGAATGGAGATATACGACTATTGGTTAGCAGTACATCATGGACTCCTGATGAAGATTTCAACCTTCTTTTGGATGCGCTCGTTAAATATGGACCATTTGCCGAATTTGATTGCCCACCAATTCTTGCTATCATCACTGGAAAGGGTCCACAAAAACAGATGTATCTTGATCGAATTGCAGAACTCACCGAAAGCTACGACTTGGTCAATGTTACAATTAAGACTGCATGGCTTAGCATTGAAGACTACGCCTCGTTACTTGCATGCGCCGACCTTGGAGTTTGTTTACATAAGAGTAGTAGTGGTGTAGATTTACCCATGAAAGTGGTTGATATGTTTGGAGCAGGATTACCAGTAGTTGGATACGACCAATATTTCAGTTGGCCTGAGTTGGTTAAGGAAGGTATTAACGGGTGGGGATTTACAACGGCGAAAGATTTGGCAGAGATTTTGGAGGAAGTCTTCAAGGATACAAGCGGAAAGGAATTAGCGAGATTAAAGAAGGGGGCTATTgaggagggaagaaagagatgggatgaagaatgggatggggttgCTGGGAGACTTTTaggattgattgactga
- the Bcmsc2 gene encoding Bcmsc2, which yields MASSYALPASAITNSHHGHGHGHGHSHSHSSSHSHSSRSSQYSASRSRPLNQSISSLHSHSRDHSETLHEHEHEHEHENEHNHGHSHSHSHGHAHNHSHDNSTSYLPSPPYSEATPMSANFEKGAYGTYEPPINDVHVDAHHHHDHDHHNHSHGTAETKSRFTSLILPYASRWPLLHAILASKDSRRIFYFMTLNFAFMIVQAFYGFVTDSLGLLSDSIHMFFDCLALGVGLFAAVASKWPPSQRFPYGFGKIESLSGFGNGVFLILISIEIMIEATERLAEGRETKRLMELFVVSSLGLAVNLVGMACFGHHHHGHDHGDHDHGHSHGHSHSHSHDSHSHDSHSHSGSCDHGHKKQPSILHDDNSHSHSHGGHSHDNENMRGIFLHVLADTMGSAAVIVSTVLIHFVGWSGWDPLASCLIAILIFLSSIPLVKSSAKKLLLTVPDDTEYNLRNTLAGVSDLRGVQAYTVPKFWLGDKNQTVLGVMHVVATRGSDLEDVLTRTRAFLLSKGVDVVVQVEKDGDGSCWCGGAGNSSRSNTNSRFS from the exons ATGGCCTCATCTTATGCGTTACCAGCTTCCGCGATTACCAATAGTCACCACGGACATGGACATGGACATGgacattcccattcccattcatctTCACATTCGCATTCAAGCCGATCCTCACAGTACTCTGCAAGCAGGTCGAGACCATtgaatcaatccatctcaaGTCTGCATAGCCATTCACGCGATCATTCCGAAACTCTCCATGAGCATGagcatgaacatgaacacGAAAATGAACACAATCATGGCCACTCCCACTCTCATTCGCATGGCCATGCGCACAACCACAGCCATGATAACTCAACATCATATCTGCCATCACCGCCATATAGTGAAGCAACTCCCATGTCTGCCAACTTCGAGAAAGGAGCATATGGGACGTACGAACCTCCGATAAACGATGTACATGTTGACGCTCATCACCATCATGATCATGACCATCACAACCATTCGCATGGTACAGCCGAAACGAAGTCACGATTTACTAGTTTGATACTGCCATACGCATCCAGATGGCCGCTTCTACATGCAATATTAGCGAGTAAGGACTCGAGGAGgatcttttattttatgaC TCTTAATTTTGCCTTTATGATCGTTCAAGCGTTTTACGGATTCGTTACAGATTCCCTCGGTCTTTTGAGCGATAGTATACACATGTTTTTCGACTGTTTGGCACTTGGAGTGGGGTTGTTTGCTGCAGTCGCGAGTAAATGGCCACCGAGTCAAAGATTCCCATACGGATTTGGAAAAATTGAGAGTTTGTCTGGGTTTGGCAATGGAGTATTCCTCAT ACTTATTAGCATTGAGATTATGATAGAAGCGACTGAAAGATTAGCAGAAGGACGAGAAACAAAACGCTTGATGGAACTTTTTGTTGTCAGTTCGTTGGGATTGGCAGTTAACTTAGTTGGCATGGCTTGCTTcggtcatcatcatcatggaCACGACCACGGTGATCATGATCATGGTCATTCGCATGgacattctcattctcactcCCACGACTCTCATTCCCATGACTCTCACTCCCACTCCGGATCTTGCGATCACGGTCATAAGAAACAGCCCTCAATTCTCCACGATGAcaattcacattcacattcacatgGTGGCCATTCGCATGATAACGAAAACATGAGAGGTATCTTTCTTCATGTACTCGCAGATACAATGGGCAGTGCTGCAGTCATTGTCTCTACTGTATTAATACACTTTGTTGGATGGTCAGGCTGGGATCCTCTCGCATCTTGTCTCATCGCCATtcttattttcctttcctcgaTTCCTCTTGTCAAAAGTAGTGCGAAGAAATTGCTTTTGACAGTTCCTGATGATACCGAATACAATTTACGAAACACGTTGGCTGGTGTAAGTGATTTACGTGGAGTTCAAGCCTACACCGTCCCAAAGTTTTGGCTAGGCGATAAAAATCAAACAGTATTGGGAGTCATGCATGTTGTTGCTACCAGAGGATcagatcttgaagatgtcTTGACGAGAACGAGAGCATTTCTTTTAAGTAAAGGTGTGGATGTTGTGGTACAGGTtgagaaagatggagatggtaGTTGTTGGTGTGGAGGAGCAGGTAATAGCAGTCGATCGAACACGAATTCGAGATTTTCCTAG